One genomic window of Globicephala melas chromosome 8, mGloMel1.2, whole genome shotgun sequence includes the following:
- the PHLDA2 gene encoding pleckstrin homology-like domain family A member 2 codes for MKTPGEVLREGELEKRSDSLFQLWKKKRGVLTPDCLSLFPTGPGARPKELRFHSILKVDCVERTGKYVYFTIVTTDRKEIDFRCAGESCWNAAITLALIDFQNRRALEDFRSRQERAAPVGQPEAGTARAP; via the coding sequence ATGAAGACCCCCGGGGAGGTGTTGCGCGAGGGCGAGCTGGAGAAGCGCAGCGACAGCTTGTTCCAGCTGTGGAAGAAGAAGCGCGGCGTGCTCACCCCTGACTGCCTGAGCCTGTTCCCCACCGGTCCCGGCGCGCGCCCCAAGGAGCTGCGCTTCCACTCCATCCTCAAGGTGGACTGCGTGGAGCGTACGGGCAAGTACGTCTATTTCACCATCGTCACCACCGACCGCAAGGAGATCGACTTCCGCTGCGCGGGCGAGAGCTGCTGGAACGCGGCCATCACACTGGCGCTCATCGACTTCCAGAACCGCCGCGCCCTGGAGGACTTCCGCAGCCGCCAGGAGCGCGCCGCGCCCGTCGGGCAGCCCGAGGCCGGGACGGCCCGCGCGCCCTGA